The DNA sequence CTGGCCGGCGTGCCGGTGATCAACCCGCTCTGCGATCTGGGCGGGCATGTGTACGGCTGCTACCACAGCAGCTGCGACGATGTGCACCTGGTCGACCCGCGGGACATGGTGAACAACGTGCGCTTCGTGGGTGCGTTGCTGCTGTTGCTGGCCGATGCGGACACGCTGCCGCGTCGCTTCACGGAGGAGGAGCTCGGCGTGCGGCTCCGCGCCGACGGGCTGGAGGAGAAGCTCCGGATGGCCGGGCAGTGGCGCTGGTAGGGGGCCGGTGGGATCAGGCCTTGCCCTCGCCCTTTTCCGGCGCGATCATGCCCTCCAGGTCGCGGTCGAAGAGGTAGAGCCCGCCCTTGTCGTTGCCGATCAGGTTCAGCTTGTCGATGAGGGTGCGGGCCAGCGCCTCCTCCTCGATCTGCTCGCTCACGTACCACTGCATGAAGTTGTGCGTGGTGTAGTCCTTCTCCTTCAGGCAGGTGTCCACCACCTGGTTGATGGTGGCCGTCACGTGCGTTTCGTGCTCCAGCAGGCTGCGGAAGATGTCGGTGATGCTCTTGAAGTCCGTGGAGGGCTGCTTGAGGGCCGGCACCACGGCGCGGCCGCCGCGCTCGTTCACGAACTTGATCAGCTTCAGCATGTGCATGCGTTCCTCGTCGCTGTGGCGGTAGAGGAAGGCGGCCGTTCCGCTGAGGCCCTGGTTCTCGGCCCAGCTGGCCATGGCAAGGTAGGCCTGGCTGCTGCTGGCCTCAATGGCGATCTGCCCGTTGAGGGCGCTCTCGATCTTCTTGGATAGCATGGGGCAAAGGTAGCGGGCCGATCAGCGGTTGTTGAAGTGGCCCATGGCCTGGGCGATGCCCAGCAGGCCCACCTGCACCACGGCCTTGGCGGCCAGTTCCACCCGCTCGGGCAGCAGGGCCTGTTCCTCCGGCGTCCAGCGGCCCAGCACGTATTCGCTCTGCCTGCCGCGGGGGAAGGCGCTGCCAATGCCGAAGCGCAGCCTCGGGAAGGCCTCCGTGCCGAGCACCTCGATGATGTGGCTGAGGCCGTTGTGGCCACCAGCCCCTCCACTGGACCGAAGCCGCACTTTGCCGAACGGCAGGGCCAGGTCATCGCTCACCACCAGCACACGCTCGGCCGGCACGTCCTCCTGGTCCATCCAGTAGCGCACGGCCTTGCCGCTGAGGTTCATGAAGGTCTGTGGTTTGAGCAGGATGAAGCTTCGGCCCTTATGGCGGAATTCGGCACGATCGGCGTAGCGCGCCGGCGCGAACCGCACCTCGAAGGCCCGGGCCAGATGGTCCACGACGTCGGATCCGATGTTGTGGCGGGTGCCGACATATTCCGGGCCGGGGTTGCCGAGGCCCACGATCAGGTGCTTCATGGGGTGCAATGCGCACGGACCCCGTGGGTGCGGGGTCCGTGCAGGGGGTGTGCGGCCCTGGGGGCCGGGTCATCACTTCTTGGCGGCGGGCTTGGCCTCGGCCTTCTTGGCATCCGCGGCCGGAGCGGCAGCGGCGGCCGGAGCGGCGGCGGCAGGGGCGGCTTCGGCCTCCTTCTTGGGCACGCTCACCTTCAGCACCACTTCCTCGGGCTTGTTCAACACCTCGATGCCGGCGAACTTCAGGTCGCGCACGCGCACGTTCTGGCCGATCTCCACATGGTCCACATCGTATTCCAGGTGTTCGGGCAGCTGGCTTGGCAGGCCCTTCACCTCCAGCTTGCGCAGGGTCTGGTTCAGCTTGCCGCCCTTGCGCACGCCGGTGGGCTGTCCCTTCAGGCGCAGGCTGAGGGTCACGCGGGCGGGCTTGTCCTCGGCCAGCTCGATGAAGTCGGCGTGGAGGATCTTGTCGGACACCGGGTGGAACTGCGTTTCCTGCAGCTTGGCCATCACCTTGCGGCCTTCCAGGTCGAGCTCGATGCGATAGGCGTCAGGGGTGTGCACCACTTTCCCCAGGGCCGCCTCGTCCGTGGCGAAGTGGGTGACACTGCCACCGCCGTAGAGGACGCAGGGCACCTGCTTCTCGCGGCGAAGCTGGTCGGCGTTCTTGGTGCCGGTGGTGGTGCGCACGGCGCCGGTGAGTTCTACCTTCTTCATGGGTCGGGGGGTTAGGCGATGATGAAATGGCTGCTGATGCTCTCGTGGCTGCGGACGCGCTTGATGACGTCGGCGAACAACTGGGCCACGGTGAGCTGCTTGATCTTGGTGGTGCGGGCCAGCTTCTCGGGCCCGATGGGAATGGTGTCGGTGACGATGAGCTCCGCCAGGCTGGAGCGCTGCAGCCGGTCGCAGGCGTCGCCGCTGAGCACGGCGTGCGTACACACGGCGCGCACGCTCTTGGCCCCCAGGTCGGTCATCATGTCGGCGGCCTTGGTCAGGGTGCCGGCCGTGTCCACCATGTCGTCGATCAGCACAACGTCCTTGTCCTTGACGTCACCGATCACGGTCATCTTCTCGATCTGGTTGGCCACCTTGCGCTGCTTGTAGCAGATGGCCATGTCGCAGCCCAGGTGCTTGCTGTAGGCATTGGCCCGCTTGGTGCCGCCGGTGTCCGGCGCGGCCATCACCAGGTCCTTCAGACCGAGCTCCTTGATGTAGGGCAGGAAGATGCTGCTGGCGAACAGGTGGTCCACCGGCACCTCGAAGAAGCCCTGGATCTGATCGGCGTGAAGGTCCATGGTCATCACGCGGTCCACACCGGCGGCCGTCAGCATGTTGGCCACCAGCTTGGCGCCGATGCTCACGCGCGGCTTGTCCTTGCGGTCCTGCCGGGCGAAGCCGAAATAGGGGATCACGGCCACGATGCGTTTGGCGCTCGCCCGCTTGGCGGCATCCACCATCATCAGCAGCTCGAACAGGTTGTCGCTGGGCGGAAAGGTGCTCTGCACGATGAAGACCAGTTCGCCGCGGACCGTCTCCTCGAAACTGGGCTGGAACTCCCCGTCGCTGAAGCGGCTGACGGAGACCTCCCCGAGCCGCTCGCCGGAAAAGGCGGCGATCTTCTCGGCCAGATACCGCGTGGCGGTACCGCTGAAGATCTTGGCGGACTCGTACATGGCTTCCCGCGAAAGGGCTGCAAAGGTAGTTATCTCCGGGAGGTTATCAACGATCGTTGGTGGACCCCGGGAAACAGGGAGGGCGCGGCTTTGAGCGACCTTCGTGGCCCACCCCGCCCCGGATGCCTTCCAGACGCCCCTCCCCCACTGACGGCCACCTGGCCCCCCGCGTGCTGGCGGCCGTGCAGCGCGCCGGCCATGCCGGTGTCACCAGCCAGCAACTGGCCCTGCAGTTGGGCTTCCGCGACAAGGGGCAGCGCTACCTGCTGTACGATGCCCTGGAGGCCCTGTTGGACGAGGGGCGCATCCGCAGCGGCAAGAAGGGACGGTACATCGCGTCCGGCGGGGCCGACACCCTGGAGGGCACCATCGACATCATCGGCAGCGGGGGCGGGTACGTGCGGCCCGATCCGGCGGGCGACACAGGCCGCGGCGATGTGTTCGTGCATCCCCGCAACGTGGGGACCGCCCTGCATGGCGACACCGTGCGGGTGAAGCTCACCGGCGGACGCGGCCAGCGACCCGAAGGCCGGGTGGTGGACGTGCTGCGCCGACGCCGGACGGAGTTCGTGGGCACGGTGCACATCCGCCAGGGCCGGCTGATGCTGGTGGCCGACGACCAGCGCGTGCAACGTCCCTTCCTGATCCCGGCCAACGAGGCCCGTGGCGCACGCGAGGGCGACAAGGCCATCATCGCTCTGGGCGAATGGAAGGACGCCCGCGACCTGCCGCGCGGCAGCGTGGTGCGCGTGCTGGGCCGCGCCGGCGAGCACCAGGTGGAGATGCACGCGATCCTCGCGGAGTTCGGCCTGCCGCTGGAGTTCCCCGAGAGCGTGCTCGCCGCGGCCTCCACGATCCCCGATGGATGCACGCCCCAGGAGATCGCACGGCGCCGCGACATCCGCAGCATCCCCACCCTCACCATCGATCCGGAGGATGCCAAGGACCTGGACGATGCCCTGAGCGTTCGGCAACTGGACAACGGCCATTGGGAGGTGGGCGTGCACATCGCCGACGTGAGCCACTACGTACACCCCGGCTCGGTGATCGACCTGGAGGGGTCGGCCCGCGCCACCAGCGTGTACCTGGTGGACCGCGTGGTGCCCATGCTGCCCGAACGGCTCAGCAACGACCTGTGCTCCCTGAACCCCCACACCGACAAGCTGAGCTTCAGCGCCATCTTCGAACTGGACGATCGCGCCCGGGTGAAGGCCGAGTGGTTCGGGCGCACGGTGATGCGCAGCCAGCGGCGCTTCGCCTATGCCGAGGCCCAGGCCATCATCGACGGGGCCACGGGTGAGTTCGGGGCCGAGGTGCTCACCCTGCACAAGCTGGCGCAGGTGCTGCGCAGCGAGCGCATCGCCAACGGGGCGCTGGAGATCGGCGGCAACGAGGTGAAGTTCCGGTTGGACGAGAAGGGGCGGCCGATCGAGGTGTACGAGAAGGTGATGGGGCCGGCCAACTGGTTGATCGAAGAGTTCATGCTGCTGGCCAACAAGCGGGTGGCCGCCTGGGTGGGCAAGCAGCGCAAGGGCGGTGTTCCGCCCTTCGTCTACCGGGTCCACGACCTGCCCGATACCGAGAAAGTGGAACAGCTGCGCGCTCTGGCCCGCAGCTTCGGGCACGAGCTCAGCATCGGCAAGGGCGAGGACCTGCCCCATGCGATCAACCGGTTGCTGCGGGCCGTGAAGGGTCGCGAGGAGGAGAACATCATCAAGCAGGTGGCCATCCGCAGCATGGCCAAGGCCATCTACAGCACCGACAACATCGGCCACTACGGCCTGGCCTTCGAGCACTACACGCACTTCACCAGCCCCATCCGCCGGTACCCGGACCTGCTGGTGCACCGGGCCCTGGCGCACTACCTGGGCGGTGGCCGCCACCTGGACAAGGAGGCGCTGGAGCTGAGCTGCCGGCACAGCAGCAACATGGAGAAGCGGGCGGCCGATGCCGAACGGGCCAGCATCCGGTACAAGCAGGCCGAGTACCTCCTGGCCCGGGTGGGCGAGCGGTTCGAGGGGACCATCAGCGGCCTCACCAACTGGGGCGTGTACGTGGAGCTGAAGGCCAACCGCTGCGAGGGCATGATCCCCCTGCGCGAACTGCCCGGCGACGCCTACCGCTTCGATGCCGAACGCTACCAGGTGGCCGGGCTGCGCACGGGCCGGCGCTTAAGGCTGGGTGATGAGGTGGCCGTCCGCATCAAGGCGGTGGACATGGACCGCCGCACGGTGGACCTGGTGCTGGACGAGGCGCGTGGGTCAAGGCCCCCCGCGAAAGGACGCACTAAACGAGCTTGAGGCGACGCGAAAGGTCGTCCTTGTAGCTGCCGCCGATCGGGATCACCTTCTTGTCGTTCTCCAGGATCAGGTTGGGCTGCTCGATGGCCACGATCTTGTCGATGCGCACGATGAAGGAGCGGTGCACCCGGGCGAACTCGCTCTCGGGCAGCTTGCCCTCGATGTCCTTCATGGTGCTGTGCACCGTGTAGCGTGCGTTGAGGGTGTTGATCACCACGTAATCCTTGAGCGCCTCGATGTAGTAGATGTCGCTGATGCGCAGCTTCACCAGGCGGCTGTTGCTCTTCACGAAGAGCAGGTCGTTGGCGCTGCCCTGGCTTTCCACCAGGTTGAACAACAGGTCGCGCTCCTTGAGCACCTCGGCCTCCTTCTTGTGCTTGTACAGCGCCATCTCGATCGACGTGTGGATGTCGATCTCCTTGAAGGGCTTGATGATGTAACCGTAAGGCTGGGTCACCTTGGCCTTGTTCAGGGTGCTTTCGTCGGCATAGGCCGTCAGGAAGATCACCGGGATGTTGGTCTCCTGGCGGATCTGCGTGGCGGCCTCGATGCCGTTCATCTCCCCCTTGAGCATGATGTCCATGAGGATGATGTCGGGCTGGGCCTCCACAGCGAGCTTCACGGCCTGTTCGCCCGTGGCGGCGGCACCCACGACATGGTAGCCCAGCTTCTTCAGGCTGTGCTGGATGTCCTTGCTCACGATGCTCTCGTCCTCAACGACCAGGACATTGGTCTGGGCCATGTGCGCGCGCTACTTGATGCGATCAAAAGTAAGGAAATACCGCACCCCCGGGCCGCTTTCGCGTTCCAGCCGGGCATCGAGCTGTTCGCTGAGGGTCGCCACCAGTTGCAGGCCCAGATTGGCATCGCGCTCGGCGTCGAAGCCTTCGGGCAGGCCGATGCCATCGTCGGCCACCTCCACGGTGACGCGCCCGTCCCGGCAGGAGAGGGCGATGGTGATGATGCCCGCCGCGCCGTCCGGATAGCCGTGCTTGAGGGCGTTGCTGATCAGCTCGTTGAGGATGAGGCCGCAGGGGATGGCCTGGTCCAGCACGAGCTCCACCCGCTCCAGGTCGGTGCGCAGCTCCACCTTGCCGCTGAGGCTGTAGCTCAGCACCAGGTTGCGGGCCAGGCGATCGATGTAGGACGACAGGTCGACGCTGCTGAAGGTCTTGTTCTGGTACAGGCTCTCATGGATGAAGCTCATCGAGCGGATGCGGTCCTGGCTCTCGCGGATCAGGTCGAGCATGCGCTGGTCGTGCCCCACATAGGCGGTCTGCAGATTGAGGATGCTGCTGATGATCTGCAGGTTGTTCTTCACGCGGTGATGCACTTCTTTGAGCAGCACCTCATTCTCGCGCAGGCGTTCGATCAGCTGGCGTTCGGCCTCCTTCTTGTCGGTGATGCCATAGGCCAGGCAGCTGATCTCGGCCACGCGCCCGTCCACGCGGATGGGGTTCAGGAAGTTCTCCACCCACCGGGTGCGGCCGTCGGTGTCGTGCATCTCCACCTCGAACTGGCGGGGCCGGCCCTTCATGGCGGCCTCGTAGTGGGTGCGGATGGACCGGCGTTCGGCCGGGGCCACGCGCTCCAGCATGTGCTCCAGGAAGGCATCGCCCACCCGCGGGGTGTAGCCGAAGGCCTCCGTGCTGCTGTCCCGGAAATGGTCGTTCAACGAGGTGATGCGGAACTCCTGGTCCAGGGTCCACACCATCATGTTGGCGCTGTTCTCGAAGATGGCCGTCAGGCGCGCGGCCTGCTCGCGCACGGTACGCTCGGCGAGCTTCTGCTCGGTGATCTCATGGCCCACGCCGAAGACCTCGCGCACCCGGCCATCCGCGCTGAACACCGGGCTCAGGAAGACCTCGTTGCTCACGTACCGGCCCCGGGCATCGGTGAGCTCGGTCTCGAACCGCAGCGGGCGGCCCGTGAAGGCCTCCCGGTATTTCTCCTCCCAGAACGCATGGTAGGTCTCGCTGGCGAAGCGTTTGCGCGGGATGTTACCATCCCGGTTGATCTCCGGGCGCGTGCCGTACAGGCGTTCGATCATCCGGGCGTAGCCCTGGTTGAAGCTCGTGAGGGCGATGCGCTCATCCACGCTCCAGAACATGTGCTCGCTGCTCTCGAAGAGGGCGCGCAAGGTGGCCTCCTGCTTCACCACCAGCCCGCGGGCCTCATGCTCCCGGGTGACGTCGCGGAAGATGCCGCGCGTGGCCACCGGACGGCCATCCACCCGGCGCACGTTGCGGTTGCCCTCCACGGTGATGCTGCGGCCGTCCTTGGCCAGCAGCACGGTGGTGATGGGCCCGCCCGGCTCGCCGGCGAAGGCGCCCTCGAACTGGGCACGAAAAGCCTCCCGGTGATCGGGATGCACCACGTCCCACACCGTGATGTGCGCGACCTCTTCGGAGGTGTAGCCGAGCGTGTCGCGCCAGGCCCTGTTCACGTACTCGAAGCGGCCATCGGGCGTCACGCTCTGGATCAGGTCCATCGCGTTCTCGAAAAGGTCGCGGTACCGCTCCTCACTGGCCCGCAACGCCTCCTGGTCACGCTTGGCGTGGGTGATGTCGCGGCTCACGCCCATGCTGCCCAGGAGCGAGCCCTGCTCGTCGTACAACCGGGAGGCGGCCAGGAAGGTGAGGAACACCTCCCCCTTGTGATCGACGTTGTGCACTTCGCCGGCGAAGGCCCCGTGCGCGTTCAGTTCCCCCTGGATGCGGGCGTGCTCCTCCCCGTGCGCGTAGAGCATGCGGGCGGGACGGCCCAGCACCTCATCCGCCTCGTAACCGAAGCGCACCATGGCCGCCGGGTTGAACTCGGTGATGAGCCCGGCCTCGTCCACGGCGATGATCATGTCCAGGGAGCTGTCCACCAGGCTGCGCGCGAAGCGCTTCGCGCGGCGCAGTTCCTCCTGTGTGCGGCGGTGGTCCATGATCTCCTGGCGCAGCACACGGTTCACTTCCTCGGCCATCTGGGCCCGCAGACCGGCCTCCATGGTGGCCCGCATGCGCCCGACGTCGCGCAGGTGCACCTGCACGGCGGGCGCACCTTCATGGAACGTGCGTGAGGCGGAAAGGAGCACACGCCCGCCGGAACCGTCGGCACGCCGCAGGGCCAGCTCCACGGGGGCGCCCTCACCCTCGCGGCGGGCTTCCTCCAGGCACGCGGCCAGCACCGGCCGATGCGTGGGTTCCACGGCATCGGCCAGGACGGTCCCGGTACTGGGCGCACCCATCAGCAGGTCGGCGGTGGGATTGCCGTACCGCACAAGGCCATCCTGCACGATGAGGATCCCCTCCGGGGCATGCTCCACGAGCCGGCGGTAGTTCTCCAGCAGCGCCTGCTGCTCCAGTTCGGCCTGCACCTGGGGCGACCGGTCGATCAGCGTGCCCGCGATGGTGGTGATCCCATCCTCGGAGCGGTCCAGGTAGACGTTCTCGAGCACATGCACCGTGCGACCGCTGAAATGGCGCAGGCGGATGGTGTGGTTGATGAGGTGCCCGCGTTCGGTGAGCTCCTTCAGGTACTCCGTGCGGTCCTCCTCGTTCAGGTAGAGCACCTTGGCGTTCACCTGCATCAAGGCATCCCGGTCCGGATAGCCCAGGATACGGGCCATGGAGGCGTTGCACTCCAGGAAACGCCCGTCCAGCGTGGTGCGGAACACGCCGGCCATGTTGCGGTCCACCAGGTCCTCGTACTGCCGGCGCAGCTCCAGATAAGCCCTGGCCAGCTCCTGGGTGCGTGACCCTTCCGCATCGGCCGTTCCGCTCATCGGGTCGAACTTACACAGGTGGTCGGTGACCGCAGCTGCGCTGGATCATGGGGCATCGCCACCGCTCTCGAACGGCGGGGGCACGCGGGTGCCATCGATCTTCACCTCCTGGCCGTCCTTGTAGCGGATGGTGATCAGCAGCTGTCCCTCGGGCGACCAGTGTTCGAAATCGCCCTGCTGCAGGCCCATGGCGTACCGGCCTTCCAGCCGCAACTGCCCGTTGGGCCACCACCACCGATGCCTGCCGTTGGGCTCACCGCCCACGAAGGAGCCCTCGAAACTGCGCTTGCCGCTCTCAAAGGTGTGACGCCACTCCCCCTCCTTCTGCCCGTCCTGGTAGGCACCCTCCTCGGTGTGGTCGCCCACGCGATAGAACCATTTGCCTTCGCGCTTGCCATCGATGTACTCGCCCTGCGTGATCACGTTGCCCTCCTCATCATACTCCACGGAAGCGCCGTCCTCCCGGCCCTTGCGGTAGTTCTCCTCGCGGTGCAGCTTGCCGCTCTCATAGAACCATTTCCAGAGGTTCTGCGCCTGCCCCGCCTGGTAGCGTCCCTTCTGCTCCACCGCGCCGCTGCGGTGGAAAAAGGTCCACTCCCCTTCCCGCTTGCCGTCCTTGTACTCGCCCTCCGCCCGCTTCTCGCCGGTCACGTAATACTCCGTCCAGCGGCCCTGCGGCACACCGCGCTCATCCACCGGTCCTTCCCGCATCAGGCGGTCGTCGGTGTAAATGGCCGCTGAGCGCACCTGGCCCTGCTCATCGTACTCGCGGAAAAGCCCTTCACGCATGCCTTGCTTGCTGTAGCTGCCGATGCTGGCCACCCGGCCGTTGGAGTGATAGGTGTTCTTGATGGTCAGCGTCATCGCCGCACGCGAACCGGTGTCCACCTGGTCCTGGTCGTACTTCACCATCTGCTTCAGGCTGCCGGCCGCATCATACTCCTTGTAGATGCCCTGCCGCTTGTCGTCCACATAGGTGCACTCCCACTTCACCTTGCCGTTGGCGTGGAATTCCTTCCAGGGTCCCTGCTTGAGCCCGGCCGCATCGATCCGGTTGATGGGCTCGCGCTTGCGGAGCATGCCGCCCCCGTAGCTCAACAGCGCCACGAGCCGGCCGTCCTCGGCGTATTCACCCCCCCTGCCCTCCTCCTTGCCCGCCACGAAGGGCACCACCTTGTGCACCTGACCGTTCGGGTGGTAGTAGGTGCTGTTGCCCTCGCGCACATCGGCCGCGTAGCGCTCCTCGCTCACCAGTGCGCCCGAGGCGTCGAACTTGCGCTGTGCCCCGTTCTTGCGGCCATCGGTGTATTCGATCGTGGAACTGAGCCATCCTTCCGGGGCGTAGAACTTCCACAGGCTGTCGAGCTGGAACCGGGTGCGTGCGCCCTCGGACCGCAGCACGCCGTTCTCGTAGTAGGTCTTCCAGATCCCCTCGGGCTTGCCGTCCACCAGCATGCCCTCGCTGCTCACCGTGCCGTTGGGATGGCGGTACTGGGTGAAACCGTCCTGACCGGCCGCCACAAAGGTGCAGCACAGGACGGCGGCCACCACGATCATCCGATGCCCTGCACGTATCCCATGAATACTTTCTTTAAAGAGAATAGATGATATAGTAAGGGCTGTGGACACGGTGGATGATCGGTGGGCCGCCCGCTTGCACGAACGGGTTATCAAAAGTAGTTCACCACGGCGGGCCGTCCTGTGGATAACGTGCAGAACGCTGACCCGCGGTGGACGTGGACCGGGCATCGGTCATCCACGATCGTGGATGATCACCGTTCCCTGGACCGGTTGAAAACCTGGAGCCGGTTGCCGACCCTTGGGCGGTGGGATCCCCCGTGCACAACCCGGTAGAAGATGCGCTTGCTGTTGACGATCCCCTGGCGTATGGCACGGTGGACAACTCGCAGGGCGGAAAAGTTGTTGATCGATCATCCACAGGGATCGACCGTGATCGACGATCGGATCGTGGACAACGGGGCCGGGGTATCTTTGAGGCATGGCACAACACATCGCCGTGGGCAGTGATCATGCGGGTTTGGACCTGAAGCACGCCGTGAAGGAACACCTGCGGGCACGCGGGGTGGAGGTGACCGACAAGGGCACCCATGTGCGGGAGAGCGTGGACTATCCGGACCATGCCCATGCGGTGGCCGCGGCGGTGGCCGCCCACCAGGCCGAGCTCGGCATCCTCATCTGCGGCAGCGGCAACGGCGTGGCCATCACCGCCAACAAGCACCGCGGGGTGCGGGCAGCCCTGGCCTGGCTGCCCGAGCTGGGCCGGTTGGCGCGCGAGCACAACGACGCGAACGTGCTGGCCCTTCCGGCACGGTTCATCAGTGTGGAGCAGGCCCTTGCCGTGGTGGATGCCTTCCTTGATGCCCGCTTCGAAGGAGGCCGCCATCAGGCGCGGGTGGAGAAGATCGAACAGGCATGAAGGGCCGCTTCGGTACGTTGATCGTCGTGCTGCTCGTGGTGCTGGGAAAGGTCCCGGCCCAGGTGGACAGCACGGCCCTGCGGTATGCGTCCACCATCACCGCGGCCGACCTCATGCAGCACCTGGGCATCCTGGCCAGCGATGCCTATGAGGGCCGTGAGGCCGGCCAGCGCGGGCAGAAGATGGCCGCGGAATACCTGCGCGAGCAGTTCCAGGCCTTCGGGATCCCCGAGGTGCCCGGCGGGGCCGAACGCGGCATCACACAGGGCTATTTCCAGCCCTTCGTGCTGGAGGTGCGGCGCCCCGGAGGCATCGTGGTGAAGGTGTCCGGCAAGCCGTACCGCTACCTGGAGGGGATGTTCTACTTCAATGAACGGTTGGAACAGGACCTGCGGGTGGAACAGGCGCTGGTGGTGTGTGCTCCCGCCGCGATGCGGCCCGATACCGTGCTGCGCGGCCGCGACCTCAAGGGCATGGCCCTGCTGGTGGTGGAGCGCGCACCAACAGGAGCCTCCCCACTGTCCGCCGTGAGCGCATGGACCACCGCGGCCGAACAGGCCGGAGCCGCGGTGCTGTTCTACGCCACACCGACATACGGGGAGCTGCGCAGCACCTACCAGCATCACCTGTCCAGTGCGCGTATGCGGCTGGCGGGCGATCGGGACGCGCGCGGGGGAAAGCGGCCGGAGCGGGCAGGTGCCTTGCAGGTGATCCTGGCGGGGCCCGACCTCCGCGATGCACTGCTGGCCGGTGCCGGATGGACGGAGGCCCGCCTGGTGAAACGCGCCCGGAAACGTCCGGTCACCGTTCCGTTCGCACCGGACCTGGTGCTGAGCGCCACTCCGTTGAAAAGCGAGCTCATCAGCGAGAACGTGTTGGCTTATGTGGAGGGCGGCGACCTCAAGGACGAACTGGTAGTGGTGACCGCGCATTACGACCACATCGGCAAGGAGGGCAGCGAGGTGTACAACGGGGCGGATGATGATGGCAGCGGCACGGTGGCGCTACTGGAAATGGCCGAGGCGTTCGCGCGGGCGAAGGCCGATGGTCAGGGCCCGCGCCGCAGCGTGCTCTTCATGCCGGTGAGCGCCGAGGAGAAGGGCCTGCTGGGTTCGCAGTACTACAGTGAGCATCCGGTCTTCCCCCTGGACCGCACGGTGGCCGACCTCAACATCGACATGATCGGACGCCGGGACAGTGCCCACGCCACCGGCGCACCGTACGTGTATGTGATCGGCAGCGACCGGATGAGCACCGAGCTGCATGCGCTCAACGAGCAGGCCAACCGCACCTACACCGGGCTGGAGCTCGACTACACCTTCAACGCACCGGACGATCCCAACAAGTACTACTACCGCAGCGACCACTACAACTTCACGCGCAACGGGGTGCCGGCCATCTTCTACTTCAGCGGTGTGCACGAGGACTACCATGGCCCCGGCGACGAGGTGGACAAGATCCTGCCCGACCTGCTGGAGCAACGCACCCGCCTGGTGTTCCACACCGCCTGGTTGCTGGCCAACCGGCCCGAACGGATCGTGGTGGACCGCCCCGAGGGCGGCAAGTAGGCCCTGCTAGGAGGCCTGCGCCGGTTCGGCCAGCAGGTCCTGCAGGAAGCGCTCGAGGTTGCGCTTGTAGTGCGTGTAGTGCTCGCCGGTGCCCGGCCCATAGAAGCCCGTGCGGATGCGACGCACCTTGCCCTGCCGGTCGATGATGATGCAGGTCGGGTAGCTCATCACGTGGTCCAGGAAGGGCAGCTTGGCGCTGGCCACCTCCTTGTTGGCGTTGCCGGCGTACACGATGGGGTAGTTCACCTGCAGGCGGTCGCGGAAGTGCTTCAATGCGGCGATGGAGCGGGCCTCGTCCTCGTACTTCTCGAAG is a window from the Flavobacteriales bacterium genome containing:
- a CDS encoding toxin-antitoxin system YwqK family antitoxin, with translation MIVVAAVLCCTFVAAGQDGFTQYRHPNGTVSSEGMLVDGKPEGIWKTYYENGVLRSEGARTRFQLDSLWKFYAPEGWLSSTIEYTDGRKNGAQRKFDASGALVSEERYAADVREGNSTYYHPNGQVHKVVPFVAGKEEGRGGEYAEDGRLVALLSYGGGMLRKREPINRIDAAGLKQGPWKEFHANGKVKWECTYVDDKRQGIYKEYDAAGSLKQMVKYDQDQVDTGSRAAMTLTIKNTYHSNGRVASIGSYSKQGMREGLFREYDEQGQVRSAAIYTDDRLMREGPVDERGVPQGRWTEYYVTGEKRAEGEYKDGKREGEWTFFHRSGAVEQKGRYQAGQAQNLWKWFYESGKLHREENYRKGREDGASVEYDEEGNVITQGEYIDGKREGKWFYRVGDHTEEGAYQDGQKEGEWRHTFESGKRSFEGSFVGGEPNGRHRWWWPNGQLRLEGRYAMGLQQGDFEHWSPEGQLLITIRYKDGQEVKIDGTRVPPPFESGGDAP
- a CDS encoding PAS domain S-box protein; the protein is MSGTADAEGSRTQELARAYLELRRQYEDLVDRNMAGVFRTTLDGRFLECNASMARILGYPDRDALMQVNAKVLYLNEEDRTEYLKELTERGHLINHTIRLRHFSGRTVHVLENVYLDRSEDGITTIAGTLIDRSPQVQAELEQQALLENYRRLVEHAPEGILIVQDGLVRYGNPTADLLMGAPSTGTVLADAVEPTHRPVLAACLEEARREGEGAPVELALRRADGSGGRVLLSASRTFHEGAPAVQVHLRDVGRMRATMEAGLRAQMAEEVNRVLRQEIMDHRRTQEELRRAKRFARSLVDSSLDMIIAVDEAGLITEFNPAAMVRFGYEADEVLGRPARMLYAHGEEHARIQGELNAHGAFAGEVHNVDHKGEVFLTFLAASRLYDEQGSLLGSMGVSRDITHAKRDQEALRASEERYRDLFENAMDLIQSVTPDGRFEYVNRAWRDTLGYTSEEVAHITVWDVVHPDHREAFRAQFEGAFAGEPGGPITTVLLAKDGRSITVEGNRNVRRVDGRPVATRGIFRDVTREHEARGLVVKQEATLRALFESSEHMFWSVDERIALTSFNQGYARMIERLYGTRPEINRDGNIPRKRFASETYHAFWEEKYREAFTGRPLRFETELTDARGRYVSNEVFLSPVFSADGRVREVFGVGHEITEQKLAERTVREQAARLTAIFENSANMMVWTLDQEFRITSLNDHFRDSSTEAFGYTPRVGDAFLEHMLERVAPAERRSIRTHYEAAMKGRPRQFEVEMHDTDGRTRWVENFLNPIRVDGRVAEISCLAYGITDKKEAERQLIERLRENEVLLKEVHHRVKNNLQIISSILNLQTAYVGHDQRMLDLIRESQDRIRSMSFIHESLYQNKTFSSVDLSSYIDRLARNLVLSYSLSGKVELRTDLERVELVLDQAIPCGLILNELISNALKHGYPDGAAGIITIALSCRDGRVTVEVADDGIGLPEGFDAERDANLGLQLVATLSEQLDARLERESGPGVRYFLTFDRIK
- a CDS encoding M28 family peptidase, translating into MQVILAGPDLRDALLAGAGWTEARLVKRARKRPVTVPFAPDLVLSATPLKSELISENVLAYVEGGDLKDELVVVTAHYDHIGKEGSEVYNGADDDGSGTVALLEMAEAFARAKADGQGPRRSVLFMPVSAEEKGLLGSQYYSEHPVFPLDRTVADLNIDMIGRRDSAHATGAPYVYVIGSDRMSTELHALNEQANRTYTGLELDYTFNAPDDPNKYYYRSDHYNFTRNGVPAIFYFSGVHEDYHGPGDEVDKILPDLLEQRTRLVFHTAWLLANRPERIVVDRPEGGK
- the rpiB gene encoding ribose 5-phosphate isomerase B translates to MAQHIAVGSDHAGLDLKHAVKEHLRARGVEVTDKGTHVRESVDYPDHAHAVAAAVAAHQAELGILICGSGNGVAITANKHRGVRAALAWLPELGRLAREHNDANVLALPARFISVEQALAVVDAFLDARFEGGRHQARVEKIEQA